The window ATAGACTGTAGTCCACCACATAAGGTCCAACAGGGCATCAAAAAGGTTGGCCTGGCCTATCATCAGCTAATAACCTTCTCAGTGTCTCATACTTTGTAAATAGGTTGGTTACTTTTAAGAGATTCTCCCCCTCTTTCTATCATCTCTGGTGTTTTTGTTACCAATTGGTATTCTCAAAAGTATAGGTAGAAAAATGAGGGTCTTACAATTCTCATGCAGTTTAATCTTCCTTCTTTTGTGCTCTGCTCTTTGTTTATCGTATGCAGCTCCAAGATTTCCTGGTTCGGTCATTAAGCCTGAACAAATATCTTCCTCTACGGTAGCAAAATCCGAAAATGAGTTGTACAAAACTAAGTATTTCACCCAAATACTTGATCACTTTAACTATAGTCCACAGAGTTACCATAAGTTTCAACAGAGATATCTGATCAATGATACTTATTGGGGTGGAGCCAAGAAGAATGCCCCAATCTTTGTTTACACAGGAAACGAAGGCGATATCGAATGGTTTACTCAGAACACTGGCTTTATGTTCGACATTGCCCCACAGTTCAAAGCTCTCCTAGTTTTCATTGAGGTTGGTAATTGTAGTTTAATCCAATGTAGCAGTGACTAATTGTAGCTCTCTGTTTTTAATGCTGTATATGTTTCCAGCATAGGTTTTATGGGAAATCTATTCCTTATGGAGGTAATAAAGAAGTAGCTTACGCGAATTCAAGCACACTTGGACATTTAAGTTCTACACAGGCATTGGCGGATTATGCCACAATAATCATTGATCTCAAAAAGAATTTGTCTGCAACTGATTCTCCGGTTGTCGTGTTTGGAGGCTCCTATGGAGGAAGTATGTACACATATATCTCTGCAAACTCGTGTCAGAAAATGTAGACATtgctatataaattttaatcttgGGCTTTGTGAAGTAAGTTATGGAATTATGTGATTTTTCCGGTTATAAATTGCAGTGCTGGCGGCGTGGTTTAGGCTGAAGTACCCACATGTAGCACTTGGAGCTTTGGCATCTTCAGCACCAATCCTCAATTTCGAAGATATAACTTCACCATATAGTTTTGCCAACATCATCACTCAAGACTTCAGGGTAAGTTACTTTTAGTTATTCCTGAGATTCTGTTTCCGCAGATACTTTTGTGGAATATAAAGAACATGACACAGTTGTACTGGTACTAGATGAGGTTTAAGATAAGGGTGCAAGTGGGGGATGGACACAGACATGCACCAATAACTGATGATATACTACTGTATAACAAATTGCTAGATTCCAATAGACTTGTTAACTTGACAACCATGCATATTTTGctagtttataaaataattcGTATTTTTAGACATTCTAGTATCACTTTTTTTATTATGATGTCGGGTAGAAGTTCAATGGAGTACCCTTAAATGGAGTACTAGTTAGAGACCGTATGTTCTACAATCTCCAATTAACATTTCATTCAAAGGAGGGAAGGGTACTCCGCTGAGCTGAACCTTGTGATGTCAcagtaatattaaataaaagatatatttgCGTTATAACATTGGAAAGTGAATAAACACAGAGTGAAAGTGAAAACTGTTACAAAGTGATCAAAGGGTCCTGGCAAAAAATTGAAGACACTGCTAAACAGCCCGGAGGACTCGACTTGCTTCAGAAATCATTTCACATATGCAAGTAATTACACTGACTCCCGGTTTCGGATTCTGTTATTTTACCACGCACAGTCTGTACATATTCATCACGCGGACAGACAGACAATATCCTGATgttaatcaattaatttgttTCTAGGAATACTATTGGTGCTGATTCTCTTAGCGGTTGGCTTAGCACGGCATTCGTTTACACGGGGATGACAGATTATCCAACTCCTTCTAATTTCCTTAATCCAATGCCAGCTTATCCAGTCAAGCAGGTATCTCTATGACCATATTCGACATTTAGTACTATGTTATAGCAAGATGTTTTATCCACCCGGGGCGCTTGGATTGAATATGAAGTGTGGTTGTTTGTCTTAATGTGCAGATGTGCAAAGCAATAGATAACCCGGTCCATGGAAATGACACTTTTGCAAAGTTATATGCTGCTGCTAATATCTACTACAACTACACCGGCCATGCCAAATGTTTTGATCTTGATGATCATTCTGATCCTCACGGCCTTGACGAATGGAGCTGGCAGGTACTTACTCTAATAATTTCAACTTAGTTCAAATAATTCGCATGTCCTAAATTTTCTCCCAAATGAAATGGTAAACCAAATGGTTGATTTCAATTGGACGATTTATGTATATAGAGGTCGTATTAATTTTAACATGAGTGAAACCGATCAAACATTTTCAATTaggatttgataaaaaaaaattgtgttttGTGACACTTAGCATTTTccagaaaatgaaaataagaaTCTATTTCTTGCATCTCACTCTCACTGTATATGGTATCTCTGCCTATTTTGAGGGGTGAGTGGGTGCCTTTTGTTGCTTGTGGATTTTCGTTCACAAGGTATGCTGCTGCTAATGAGCAaaaatgatgtcaaaacaaacaaacaatcaAGTTGGTGATTGCAGTTTTCCGGAAAGAAAAatttatttgcataaaattgtaataatttttttttttttgagtatgTAACTGAAAATGTCGAAATAAGGCCTGTAGAATATTTTATAGGCTTGCACAGAGATGGTAATGCCAACAGATGGGAGCAATGAGGAGAGCATATTTCCAGTGAGCGAACCGAGCTACAAGGATTGGGCCGAATCATGCCACGATTATTATGGTGTTTGGCCCAGACCCAACTGGATTACCACCGAGTTTGGAGGCCATGTATTTCACTCCTTACCAAAGTTTCTGAATTATAAACCATAGAAATCAAAAATGTACTCGTAAGCTTATTTTTTTCCTGTGTCATGCAGGATATCAAAAGAGTTTTGAAGCGATTCGGGagcaatattatattttttaatggaCTCAGAGATCCTTGGAGCGGTGGAGGGTAAAAATCTATACACTACATTTACAATAAAAATAGTcaaaatatattcttatattttaaattataggaTCAGGAAAATAATACACAATTATTTGGTGCAGGGTACTAGAGGATATCTCTAAAACCATAATAGCTATAGTTGCAAAAGAAGGTCAGTTGCTAATTAAACTACATTGCTAAATTGGGTTAGTTTTTCCCTGATTTCTCACGTTTATAATATTCAAAATGCAGGGGCTCACCATGTAGACCTGAGGTATGCAACTAAAGAAGATCCAGAATGGCTAAAAGAAATAAGGAGCAGAGAAATCAAAATCATTACGAAATGGCTCTCCCAATACTACACAAGCTTGTTCCATCTTTCTCGCTAATTTATTTTGTCTCGTGCAAACATAGATATGCACgaactttttaaattaaataattaaggaTCAAGAGTAAAACAATTTCTTTTGAGAtggaagatatataaaaatgttatataACAATCTTAAAAATTGCCTGAACAGATACTGCACAAGTATCCGTTCTTACGAGTTACGAATTATATTTGGATTTTGGGTTCCTGCCAATGTAAACAATAATAGtttcatttataattattgGGCCTGCTCAAATATGGACCAGTGGACCACTTCCAACATTAGGCCCTTATTTTCTTTAAAGCGTCTTTTTCCACGGTGGGCCAATACAATAATGAGCCGATACGAGTTCAGATTAACTAGATTCAGACAACTGGTTTCGcggagaagaaaatgaagaaaagaaaaagtatCTTCAGACGATTACAAGTCAAATTGAATCTGAATTCTCCACTAAACTTGATTTGGGCGGTGTATGGTCCTGGGTCAGAGAAGAGAGAAATACCAGAACATGCGTTCCTTCAGCCTTCAGGTACAGTAACAAGCGACAGGAATCACTAATCAGAAAGGCCAAGAGATCCTAGAGCctctaacttaaaaaaaaaaatagtgtataattttttagcatcagctgaatattttttttaatataatttttttagtctttactgaattataaatatcataaagaGAGAcctatgataaaaaaaatactaaaacatataaaaaataatagttaacaaaaataaaataaaaaataacgaTAAAATGGAGACATTTAAATTTGTCGTATAttgtatttaatgaaaattatCATAGCAATTACTAATGATTTGTCAGAAGTTTTACAACAAAGAACACAGAATATTATAAATGTTATGACAATGGTTCGAAGTA of the Daucus carota subsp. sativus chromosome 4, DH1 v3.0, whole genome shotgun sequence genome contains:
- the LOC108216417 gene encoding uncharacterized protein LOC108216417, with the protein product MRVLQFSCSLIFLLLCSALCLSYAAPRFPGSVIKPEQISSSTVAKSENELYKTKYFTQILDHFNYSPQSYHKFQQRYLINDTYWGGAKKNAPIFVYTGNEGDIEWFTQNTGFMFDIAPQFKALLVFIEHRFYGKSIPYGGNKEVAYANSSTLGHLSSTQALADYATIIIDLKKNLSATDSPVVVFGGSYGGMLAAWFRLKYPHVALGALASSAPILNFEDITSPYSFANIITQDFRSESENCYKVIKGSWQKIEDTAKQPGGLDLLQKSFHICKNTIGADSLSGWLSTAFVYTGMTDYPTPSNFLNPMPAYPVKQMCKAIDNPVHGNDTFAKLYAAANIYYNYTGHAKCFDLDDHSDPHGLDEWSWQACTEMVMPTDGSNEESIFPVSEPSYKDWAESCHDYYGVWPRPNWITTEFGGHDIKRVLKRFGSNIIFFNGLRDPWSGGGVLEDISKTIIAIVAKEGAHHVDLRYATKEDPEWLKEIRSREIKIITKWLSQYYTSLFHLSR